Proteins encoded together in one Amblyomma americanum isolate KBUSLIRL-KWMA chromosome 1, ASM5285725v1, whole genome shotgun sequence window:
- the LOC144128649 gene encoding uncharacterized protein LOC144128649 gives MPCAFQDLVFLLQEHVVLVFKILQLHYDDPHKVRFEDCRRRHLNRRLTATMKRLSGVHVLNHEHRFLGASGEPMLSLFAADRYHVARRQGIDPQCAFVPLQWQVQVVS, from the exons atgccttgcgcattccaggacctcgttttcctgctgcaggagcacgtcgtgctggtgttcaaaattttgcaactccattacgacgacccacataaggtgcggtttgaggactgccggcgtcgccatctgaaccgccgtctgacagccacgatgaagcgcttgtcgggcgtgcacgttctcaatcacgag catcgtttcctgggtgcttctggcgagccgatgctgtccttatttgccgcggaccgataccacgtggcgagacgccagggcatcgacccccagtgcgcctttgttcctttgcagtggcaagtccagg tcgtttcctga